Below is a window of Streptomyces sp. ITFR-16 DNA.
CCCGGCCAGTCCGCCCAGCAGGGACGGGGCGTCGGCGGCGTCGCGCGCCTCCTGCGAGGCCCAGAACGCGCGGGCCTCGGCGAGCTCGCGCTCCCGCTCCTCGGCCAGCGCCTCGGCGACCGCCGCGCGTATCTCGGCGGCAGGGGTGGTGTCGTTACGGCTCTGAGCGGGTACGGCAGCGGTATGGGCGCGGCCGTCGGCCAGCTCCCTCCGGAGGGCCGAGACCTGCTGACGCAGCCCGTGAGCAGCGTGCAGAGCGGCGGCGCCCACGGCCGTGGCAGCGGCGGTGGTCAGCAACAGGGCAAGAGGCATGGCGCTCACTGACATACTCCCGGTTTCAATCGATCCCCCGACTTCCTACATCAGCTTGTCCTGTACCGGCACTCTGTGTCAGTGCATTACGTCACGAATTGGACAGGTCTTTGTGCCTGGGGTTTAGCCCTGTAGCCGGTGTGACCTGCAGAAACGTCTCTCCCCCAGGAGATAGGTCACATCCTGGGGGAGATTCGGTCACGGTCGGAGCTCGGAACCGGCCATTCCACCGGCCCCGAGCGTCACATTCCGGCTCAGCTCAGCCGCTCGATCACCATCGCCATGCCCTGCCCGCCGCCCACGCACATGGTCTCCAGACCGAACTGCTTGTCGTGGAACTGCAGGCTGTTGATCAGCGTGCCGGTGATGCGGGCGCCGGTCATGCCGAAGGGGTGGCCGACGGCGATGGCGCCGCCGTTGACGTTGACCTTGTCCAGCGGCAGGCCGAGGTCGCGGTAGGAGGGGATGACCTGGGCGGCGAACGCCTCGTTGATCTCGGCCAGGTCGATGTCGTCGATCGTCAGCCCCGCCCGCTTGAGCGCCTGCTTGCTGGCCTCGACGGGTCCGTAGCCCATGATCTCGGGGGAGAGGCCGGAGACGCCGGTGGAGACGATCCGGGCCAGCGGGGTCAGGCCCAGCTCGCGCGCCTTGGTGTCGGACATGATCACGAGAGCCGCGGCGCCGTCGTTGAGCGGGCAGCAGTTGGCGGCCGTGACCAGGCCGTCGGGGCGGAAGACCGGCTTCAGGCCCTGCACGCCCTCCAGCGTGACGCCCGCGCGCGGGCCGTCGTCCTTGGCGACCACGGTGCCGTCGGGGGTCGTGACGGGGGTGATCTCGCGCTCCCAGAAGCCGTTCTTCAGGGCTTCCTCGGCGAGGTTCTGCGAGCGGACGCCGAACTCGTCCATGTCCTGGCGGGTGACGCCCTTGATCCGGGCCAGGTTCTCCGCGGTCTGCCCCATCGCGATGTACGCGTCCGGGACCAGGCCGTCCTCGCGCGGGTCGTGCCAGCTCGCACCGGACTCCTCCGCGCGGGCCGCGGTGCGGGCCTCGGCGTCGGCGAAGAGCGGGTTGTGCGTGTCCGGCAGGCTGTCGGAGTTGCCCTTGGAGAACCGGGACACCATCTCGACCCCGGCCGAGATGAAGACGTCGCCCTCGCCGGCCTTGATGGCGTGCAGCGCCATGCGGCTGGTCTGCAGCGAGGACGAGCAGTAGCGGGTGACCGTACAGCCGGGAAGGTGGTCCATCCCCATCTGCACGGCGATGATGCGGCCCAGGTTGTTGCCCTGCTCGCCGCCGGGCAGACCGCAGCCGAGCATCAGGTCGTCGATGTCCTTGGGGTCCAGCTCGGGGACCTTGGCCAGTGCGGTCTGGATGATCGTGGCGGTCAGGTCGTCCGCGCGCAGGTCCTTCAGCGACCCCTTGAAGGCCCGGCCGATGGGCGAACGGGCGGCAGAGACGATCACGGCTTCGGGCATCACGCGGCTCCATGAGGGCTGGAAGGCTGTCTGGCAGGACTGCTCTGGAAGTTACCCGGACGTACTGCCGAGGTCACCCGACAGGGCGTGTGATGCGGGCCTCTTTTCTAAGCAACCGCTCAGTCAGCCTCGTGCGGGCGCTCGGCCGGCGGCCCGGAAGGCCCCGCTCAGGCCGTGAGATCGATCCGGGTGCCGAGCCCCCGCTCCCCGGCCCGGTCGATCAGCAGCCGCGCCGTGGCCAGGTCCTGGAGGCCGATGCCCACCGAGTCGAACAGCGTGATCTCCTCGGGCGAGGTGCGGCCCGGGCACGCCCCCGTCAGCACGTCTCCCAGCTCGCGGCGTACGTCCCGCTCGCGCAGCGCCCCCTCCGCCAGGGCGAGCACCACCTCGCCGGACTTGGCCAGCGCCGTCTCGTAGGCGTCCACGACCACCACCGCGCGGCGCATCCCCTCGCCGTCGATCTCCCGGTGGTCCGGCCGGGGCGGCGCCCCCACCGCGTTCACATGCAGGCCCGGCCGGAACCACGCCCCCCGCACCAGCGGCTCCCGGGACGGGGTGAGCGTGCACAGCACATCGGCGGCCACGGTCACCTCGCGCGGCCCCGCGACCACCTCGGCGGTCACCCCCAGCTCCTCGGTGAGCCGCCCCGCCAGCTCCCGCGCGCGGTCCGGCGTGCGCCCCCAGAGCACCACGCGCTCGTACGCCCACACCGTCCGCAGCGCGCGGGCGTGCGCCAGGGCGAGCGGGCCCGTACCGATCAGCCCGAGGACCCGGGAGCCCGGCCGCATCAGCGCCCGGGTCGCCACCGCCGAGGCCGCCGCGGTACGGAAACGGGTCACCGCCGCGCCGTCCAGCAGCGCCGCGCACCCGCCGTCCGCCGTCGACACCGCGAGGATCGCCGAGCGCTGCACGGGCAGGCCGCGCTCCCGGTTGCCCGGCAGATCGGCCAGCAGCTTCACCGTGGCCAGCTCCGCCCGGGCGGATGCGGCCGCCATCGCGAGGAACGCCCCGCCCGCCCCGTCCGGCAGCCGCATCACCGGGGGCACCGGCAGCACCGCCGTCCCCCGGGCGAGGTCGGTGTGCGCCTGCTCCACCGCCGCGACGGTCTCCTCGTGGCCGAGCATCGCGAGGATGTCGGAGCGGGTCAGGATCAGGGTCATGCGGAGTCCGTTCTGCGAGCGGTCGGTTCGGCGAGCGAGCGGTCGGACGAGCGGTCAGCGGGCACCGCGGACGAACGGGACGGTCAGACCGGACGGCGCCCGGCTGCGCCCCACCAGACCGCTCACCGCCAGCAGCGCGATGACGTACGGGAGGGTCACCAGCAGCGGCGAGGGCAGACGCAGCCCCAGCGTGGGCGCGACGAACTGGAGCGCCTGGGCGAGGCCGAAGAAGAGGCACGCCACGATCGTCGGCCCGCCCCGCCAGCGGCCCGCGATCACCGCGATGACGGCGAGATAGCCGATGCCGCCGGTTATGTTGTCGCTGAACGCGTGCACCTCGGCCAGCGCGAGCTGCGCCCCGGCGAGCCCCGCGGTCACCCCGGTCAGGAGCACCGCCGCGTACCGGACCGCCGCCACCGGAAGGCCGCTGCGGTCGGCGGCCGTGGCGTCCTCGCCGACCGCGTCGACCATCAGCCCCGGGCCGGTGCGGCGGCTCAGCAGCAGGGCCAGGGCCCCGGCCACCGCGAACGCCAGATAGCCGAGGGCGCTCTGCTCGAACAGGGCCGGACCGAGGACGGGCAGCTCGTGCAGCAGTGGTACGGCGACGGGGTCGAAGCCCGCCACCGAGTCCCCGGTGCCCTCCGGGAACAGCAGCCGTGCACCGTAGGTGGTCGCGCCGAGGGCCAGGGCGTTGGCCGTGATGCCGGTGACGATCTGGTCGGCGCGCAGGGTCACGCTCAGCAGCGCCTGGACGGCCGCGAAGAGCAGGCCGGCGACCAGCGCGCACAGCAGCCCGGCGCCCGCGCTGCCCGTGGCGTACGAGCCCGCGGCTCCCGCGAAGGCGCCGGTGAGCATCATGCCCTCGACGCTCAGGTTCAGGACGCCGGCCCGTTCGCTGACCAGCTCCCCGGCCGAGGCGAGCAGCAGCGGCACGGCGAGCCGCACCCCGCCCGAGGCGAGTTCGGTGAGGACCTGTCCGGTACTCATGGGCGCTTCTCCTTCCACAGCATCGAGGCGGCGACGAACAGCACCAGCAGGCTCTGCACGATCTGGACCGAGGAGGCCGGGACCTGGGAGGCCAGCTGGAGGTTGATGCCGCCGTTGGTCAGGAACCCGAAGAGCAGCGAGACCCCCACGACGGCGGTGAGCGACCCCCGGGCCAGCAGGCCGACGACCAGGCCGGAGAAGCCGTAGCCGGACGAGAAGTGCTCGGCCAGGACGAAGGGCGCGGTCGCCACCAGCGCGGCTCCGGCCAGTCCGGCGAAGCCGCCCGCGACGGCGAGCGAGCCGGCCCGCAGCCGGTCGACCGGGGCGCCGAGCCGCAGTGCGGCGGGCCGTGAGTGCCCCACCGCGCGCAGCCGGAGCCCGGTCGCGGAGTGGTGCAGCACGAGCGCGGTGACCACGGCGGCCGACAGGGCGACGGCCACCAGGGCGGTGGCGGGCGAGTCGGCCGGGCCGAGCAGCGGCAGCTGGGCCGCCCCGGGCAGCGGCGCGGACTGCGGAAGTGTCTCGGTGGAGGTGGCGGGCTGCCGCAGCAGGGCCTCCTCGTGCACGGCGAGCGAGACGAGCCCGATGCCGACGAAGTTCAGCAGCAGCGTGGTGATGACCTCGCTGGTGCCGCGCCGCACCAGCAGCAGCCCGGCGGCCCAGGCCCACAGGGCGCCCGCCGCGCAGCCGGCCGCCAGCACGGCGCTCACCGCGAGCACCGGCGGCGTCCCGGCCGGCAGCGCGAGGCCGGCCGCCGCGCCGGCGACCCCGCCGACGCAGAGCTGCCCCTCGCCGCCGACGTTCACCAGGCCGGCGCGATGGGCCACGGTGAACCCGGTGGCGATCAGGGCGAGCACGGCCGCGGTGTTGAGGGAGGAGCCGATCGCGTACGGAGTGGCGAACATGCCCTCCACGAGGGCGGCGCCCGCCGCCGCCGGGGTGGCTCCGGCGCCGACGACGAGGAGCAGTCCGGCACCGGCCGCCGCGAGGGCGGCCAGCGAGGCGATGACGGCGGGGTGCCGCCGGGTGAGGGTGCGCGATGCGGTCATGAGGCGGCTTCCAGGAGGGGGCGGGAACCGTCGGCGCCGAGCATCAGGCGGGAGACGGTGGAGCGGGCCTCGGGATCGTCGGTGCGGACCGGGCCCAGGAGCCGGCCGCGGTAGGCGACCGCGATCCGGTCGCAGACGGCGAGGAGTTCGTCCAGTTCGCTGGAGACCACCAGGACACCGGCGCCCCGGGCGGCGGCCTCCCGCAGCCGGCCGAGGACGGCGTCCACCGCGCCGACGTCCAGGCCCCGGGTGGGCTGGGCGGCGGCCAGGCAGACGAGGGGGTCCAGGGCCAGTTCCCGGGCGAGGACGACCTTCTGCTGGTTGCCGCCGGAGAGGCTGGACATCGGGGCGCCGGGCCCGGCGGCCCGCACCGCGTACTCGGTGAGCACCCGGCCGGCGGCCCGGTGCATCGCGGGCCGGTCCAGGAGCACCCCGAAGCGGCGGAAGGCGTCGAGCCGCCCGAGGAACAGGTTCTCCGCGACGGACAGTTCGGGCACACAGCCCTCGTGGTGCCGGTCCTCCGGGACGATCCCGAGCCCGGCGGCGGTGCGCGTGCGGGGCGTGGCGCGGGTCAGGTCCACCCCGCCCGCCTCGACGCACCCGCTCTCGACGGCGAGGGCCCCGCCGAGGACGGCCATCAGTTCGCTCTGGCCGTTGCCCTCGACCCCGGCGATGCCGAGGATCTCGCCGGGCGCCAGATCGAGTCCGACGCCGTCCAGCGCGGGCGAGCCGTCGCCCCGCCGGACGGAGACCCCGCGCAGCCGGAGCGCGGGGGGCCCGGCGGGGGCGGGAACATCGGCACCCGCGCCCGCGCCCGCAGCCGCAGCCGGCGCCGGGGCCGGGTCCGCACCCGGCGCCGGCTCCAGGCCCAGCGTCGCCGCCAGGGCCGGGGCGAGGTCGGCCGGGGCGCGGCCGATCATCAGCGGGACCAGCTTCTTCGCCGGCAGCTCCGCGAGCGGGGCGCTGCCCGCGACCCGGCCGCCGCGCAGCACGGTCGCCGCGTCACCGGCCCTGGCCGCCTCGCCGAGCTTGTGGGTGATCAGGACGACCGCCCGGCCGTCCGCCGCGATCCGGCGGCAGGTGTCGAGCAGGGCGTCCACCTCCGCCGGGGCCAGCACGCCGGTCGGCTCGTCCAGGAGCAGCAGCCGGGGTTCGTGGAGCAGGCACTTGACGATCTCGACGCGCTGGCGGATGCCGACCGGGAGCCCGTCGACCCGTGCGGCGGGGTCGACACCGAGCCCGTACGCCTCCTCCAGCGCGTCGAGCAGGGCGGCCAGCGCCCGGCGCGGCAGCCGCAGCGAACGGGCGGCCGGCAGCAGGAGGTTCTCCGCCACGGTCAGGGTCGGCACGAGGGAGAAGTGCTGGTGCACGGTGGCGATCCCGGCGGCCAGCGCGTCGGCCGGGCGGGTGGGCGCGTACCGCTGTCCGTACAGCCGCATCGTTCCCGCGTCGGGGGTGAGGCCGCCGCCGACGAGGTGGCAGAGGGTGGACTTGCCCGCGCCGTTCTCGCCGAGGACGCAGTGCACGGTGCCCGCCTCCACCCGCAGGGCGACCTCGTCCAGGGCGCGGGTCGGCCCGAACGACTTGGTCAGGCCGGTGATCTCCAGGGCCGGGGGCGCGCTCACAGCGTGGTGATCTTCCCGGTGGCGATCTGCTCCTTGAGCCGGTCGAGCTTCTGCTTCGTGGCCGCGTCCGCCCCGCACACCACGAGGTCGCTGGCGGGGTGGTCGGCGGTGAGCCCGAACTTCACGTTCTCGGCCTTCCAGGTGCCGTCGAGGGCGTGCGCGACGGCGTACTCGATCTCGGCGCCGATGTCCGTCCGCACATAGCCCGCGTACGCCGGGTCGCTGCCGCACTCCGCCGGGATGGGGCCGCCGACGATCTTGCCGCCGCGCTGCACCGCCGCCTGGGCCAGGCCCTTCTGACCGAGGTTCAGGACCTGTCCCAGCACGTCCGCCCCGGCGCCGAAGTCGGCCAGCGCGGACTGCTTGGCCTTGGCGACGTCGTTGAAGTCGCCCGGGTACTGCGGGGGCAGCACCCGCACGCCGGGCTTCGCGGCCTTCGCCCCGTTCGCGAACTCCTTGGCCGCGTTGACGATCGCGGGAAGCTCGGCCCCGCCGACGAAGCCGACGCTCCCCTTCTCGCTGAGCAGCGCGGCCGAGGCGCCGGAGAGGAACGCGGCCTGGGCCTGCTGGGGGTCGTACAGGCCGAGGTTGGCCAGCGGCTTCCCGTCGGCCGGTCCGCCGATCTCGACGAACCGGACCTTCGGGAAGCGCGGGGCGACCTTGCGGACGGAGGCGTCGGTCTGGCCGCCGAGCGAGATCACCAGGTCCGAGGAGCCGGCGAAGCGGACCAGGGGCGCCTCGTAGTCGGCGGCCGGTATCTGCTCGACCGCGGAGAGCTTCACCCGGTCCGCGTGCGCCTTCCGGGCGCGCAGGTACCCGAGGTGCGCGGACTGCATGAACCCCTGGTCGGAGACGGAGCCCGCGAACAGGACACCCACGCGGAGGGTGGTGCCGGAGCCCTTGGCCGAGGAGTCGTCGCCCGAGCCGCAGGCGGTGAGCAGGAGCAGGCCGGCGGCCAGCGC
It encodes the following:
- a CDS encoding acetyl-CoA C-acetyltransferase, translating into MPEAVIVSAARSPIGRAFKGSLKDLRADDLTATIIQTALAKVPELDPKDIDDLMLGCGLPGGEQGNNLGRIIAVQMGMDHLPGCTVTRYCSSSLQTSRMALHAIKAGEGDVFISAGVEMVSRFSKGNSDSLPDTHNPLFADAEARTAARAEESGASWHDPREDGLVPDAYIAMGQTAENLARIKGVTRQDMDEFGVRSQNLAEEALKNGFWEREITPVTTPDGTVVAKDDGPRAGVTLEGVQGLKPVFRPDGLVTAANCCPLNDGAAALVIMSDTKARELGLTPLARIVSTGVSGLSPEIMGYGPVEASKQALKRAGLTIDDIDLAEINEAFAAQVIPSYRDLGLPLDKVNVNGGAIAVGHPFGMTGARITGTLINSLQFHDKQFGLETMCVGGGQGMAMVIERLS
- a CDS encoding ornithine cyclodeaminase family protein, whose translation is MTLILTRSDILAMLGHEETVAAVEQAHTDLARGTAVLPVPPVMRLPDGAGGAFLAMAAASARAELATVKLLADLPGNRERGLPVQRSAILAVSTADGGCAALLDGAAVTRFRTAAASAVATRALMRPGSRVLGLIGTGPLALAHARALRTVWAYERVVLWGRTPDRARELAGRLTEELGVTAEVVAGPREVTVAADVLCTLTPSREPLVRGAWFRPGLHVNAVGAPPRPDHREIDGEGMRRAVVVVDAYETALAKSGEVVLALAEGALRERDVRRELGDVLTGACPGRTSPEEITLFDSVGIGLQDLATARLLIDRAGERGLGTRIDLTA
- a CDS encoding ABC transporter permease, whose translation is MSTGQVLTELASGGVRLAVPLLLASAGELVSERAGVLNLSVEGMMLTGAFAGAAGSYATGSAGAGLLCALVAGLLFAAVQALLSVTLRADQIVTGITANALALGATTYGARLLFPEGTGDSVAGFDPVAVPLLHELPVLGPALFEQSALGYLAFAVAGALALLLSRRTGPGLMVDAVGEDATAADRSGLPVAAVRYAAVLLTGVTAGLAGAQLALAEVHAFSDNITGGIGYLAVIAVIAGRWRGGPTIVACLFFGLAQALQFVAPTLGLRLPSPLLVTLPYVIALLAVSGLVGRSRAPSGLTVPFVRGAR
- a CDS encoding ABC transporter permease subunit, which codes for MTASRTLTRRHPAVIASLAALAAAGAGLLLVVGAGATPAAAGAALVEGMFATPYAIGSSLNTAAVLALIATGFTVAHRAGLVNVGGEGQLCVGGVAGAAAGLALPAGTPPVLAVSAVLAAGCAAGALWAWAAGLLLVRRGTSEVITTLLLNFVGIGLVSLAVHEEALLRQPATSTETLPQSAPLPGAAQLPLLGPADSPATALVAVALSAAVVTALVLHHSATGLRLRAVGHSRPAALRLGAPVDRLRAGSLAVAGGFAGLAGAALVATAPFVLAEHFSSGYGFSGLVVGLLARGSLTAVVGVSLLFGFLTNGGINLQLASQVPASSVQIVQSLLVLFVAASMLWKEKRP
- a CDS encoding ABC transporter ATP-binding protein — encoded protein: MSAPPALEITGLTKSFGPTRALDEVALRVEAGTVHCVLGENGAGKSTLCHLVGGGLTPDAGTMRLYGQRYAPTRPADALAAGIATVHQHFSLVPTLTVAENLLLPAARSLRLPRRALAALLDALEEAYGLGVDPAARVDGLPVGIRQRVEIVKCLLHEPRLLLLDEPTGVLAPAEVDALLDTCRRIAADGRAVVLITHKLGEAARAGDAATVLRGGRVAGSAPLAELPAKKLVPLMIGRAPADLAPALAATLGLEPAPGADPAPAPAAAAGAGAGADVPAPAGPPALRLRGVSVRRGDGSPALDGVGLDLAPGEILGIAGVEGNGQSELMAVLGGALAVESGCVEAGGVDLTRATPRTRTAAGLGIVPEDRHHEGCVPELSVAENLFLGRLDAFRRFGVLLDRPAMHRAAGRVLTEYAVRAAGPGAPMSSLSGGNQQKVVLARELALDPLVCLAAAQPTRGLDVGAVDAVLGRLREAAARGAGVLVVSSELDELLAVCDRIAVAYRGRLLGPVRTDDPEARSTVSRLMLGADGSRPLLEAAS
- a CDS encoding BMP family protein, translated to MVHLRNSVTASALAAGLLLLTACGSGDDSSAKGSGTTLRVGVLFAGSVSDQGFMQSAHLGYLRARKAHADRVKLSAVEQIPAADYEAPLVRFAGSSDLVISLGGQTDASVRKVAPRFPKVRFVEIGGPADGKPLANLGLYDPQQAQAAFLSGASAALLSEKGSVGFVGGAELPAIVNAAKEFANGAKAAKPGVRVLPPQYPGDFNDVAKAKQSALADFGAGADVLGQVLNLGQKGLAQAAVQRGGKIVGGPIPAECGSDPAYAGYVRTDIGAEIEYAVAHALDGTWKAENVKFGLTADHPASDLVVCGADAATKQKLDRLKEQIATGKITTL